One genomic window of Thermococcus indicus includes the following:
- a CDS encoding diphthine--ammonia ligase has translation MRVAVLYSGGKDSNYALYWALKQGFEVKYLVSMVSESDESYMYHVPNIHLTELQAKAVGIPLVKGFTSGEKEKEVEDMKAVLEGLRIDGVVAGALASEYQKKRVDRVAKELGLESFAPAWHRDPIEYMHEIIGIFDVVMVGTAAYGLDESWLGRRIDEDALKELVRLHEKYKIHVAGEGGEFETFVRDAPFFKARVVFDEVEKRWSECNYSGVLEVKRAHLEPKGQV, from the coding sequence ATGCGCGTCGCTGTGCTCTACTCCGGTGGAAAGGACTCAAACTACGCCCTCTACTGGGCGCTGAAGCAGGGTTTCGAGGTCAAATACCTCGTTTCGATGGTGAGCGAGAGCGACGAGAGCTACATGTACCACGTGCCGAACATTCACCTCACCGAGCTCCAGGCGAAGGCGGTAGGGATTCCCCTCGTGAAGGGCTTTACGAGCGGCGAGAAGGAGAAAGAGGTAGAGGACATGAAGGCCGTCCTTGAGGGGCTGAGGATAGACGGCGTCGTTGCCGGTGCCTTGGCCAGCGAGTACCAGAAGAAGCGCGTTGACAGGGTAGCAAAGGAGCTCGGCTTGGAGAGCTTCGCCCCCGCCTGGCACCGCGACCCAATCGAGTACATGCACGAGATAATCGGCATCTTCGACGTGGTCATGGTCGGAACGGCCGCCTACGGCCTCGATGAGAGCTGGCTTGGAAGGAGGATAGACGAGGATGCCCTGAAGGAACTGGTTAGGCTCCACGAGAAGTATAAAATCCACGTGGCAGGGGAAGGCGGTGAGTTCGAGACGTTCGTGAGGGATGCGCCCTTCTTCAAAGCGAGGGTAGTCTTCGACGAGGTGGAAAAGAGGTGGAGCGAGTGCAACTACTCCGGCGTGCTTGAGGTTAAGAGGGCACACCTTGAGCCGAAGGGACAAGTTTAA
- a CDS encoding Mth938-like domain-containing protein produces the protein MRVEFPEFGRIVVDGKVYSHDIVIYPSGKIGERKKWLSKNKHGTSHKLDPDELREYLTEDFDVLIVGTGAWGELALLPESRKLVANKEVIERPTEEAAELFNELWGKRKVLAIFHITC, from the coding sequence ATGAGGGTCGAGTTTCCGGAATTCGGCAGGATAGTCGTGGACGGGAAGGTTTACAGCCACGACATCGTGATCTACCCAAGCGGAAAAATCGGGGAGCGAAAAAAGTGGCTCAGCAAGAACAAGCACGGAACCAGTCATAAACTCGACCCGGATGAGCTGAGGGAGTACCTAACGGAGGACTTCGATGTTCTCATCGTCGGTACGGGAGCATGGGGGGAACTGGCACTCCTGCCGGAGAGCAGAAAGCTGGTGGCCAACAAAGAGGTAATCGAAAGGCCAACAGAGGAAGCGGCGGAGCTCTTCAACGAACTCTGGGGAAAGAGGAAGGTTCTTGCGATATTCCACATCACCTGCTGA
- a CDS encoding prenyltransferase/squalene oxidase repeat-containing protein, with protein MGRVETNVPHLKINLGVWRKLYALTGGYVDNIEDVSRGHLWSVGLSPDFWVVIDAMKSWKVPFHVVMILWALRERQLDNGGFLRLGELSRYVETGSVYRYVEIAALAGETLKDDTHMRKALDWLLEHQLEDGSFPTHEMSSIGEVGTTGRTVRILAMAIENEAGQSTEKILKAIERALAYLKERHHRSVDLGWWSRTERDNGRSIVGASSLAVLAILKVRELSRRFPLEVPLETVEPTLRWLLREFEETTGWPESAGEVSKIDTTFYASWALLWAWESGLPVEKGKVRSKILDAFERLHYLTRDTLYDTSFVLRFLALLVRYRRLLGIKEERLRALIRKYLRRLMGEIGRVFKSDSDTYLMELVGITLLEASKAMKELGMNDEVRELRRFPGMPPSFILKEILEKSSNASDVLYLLIGPKTKWKPFVSLIDTLVKMDILTTLIGVTLGLLVIINDFSDAFFRVMLSPHPSSAGLLSFLMALMLTLVWIGIKVVPEKSRLEAVMSYTLAMLAAYLYLKTFLKASGIEASPDAFAFLKVLLLLAIVIDVTVKLLDTAVFSKILGG; from the coding sequence ATGGGGAGGGTAGAGACCAACGTTCCCCACCTCAAGATCAACCTCGGGGTGTGGCGGAAGCTCTACGCCCTGACTGGGGGGTACGTAGATAACATCGAAGATGTTAGCAGGGGCCATCTGTGGAGCGTTGGATTGAGTCCTGACTTCTGGGTAGTTATAGACGCTATGAAAAGCTGGAAGGTGCCTTTCCATGTAGTTATGATTCTATGGGCACTGCGAGAGAGACAACTCGATAACGGCGGCTTCCTAAGGCTCGGGGAGCTGAGCAGGTACGTTGAGACGGGGAGCGTTTACCGCTACGTTGAAATCGCCGCTCTGGCCGGGGAGACGTTGAAAGATGATACCCACATGCGGAAAGCCCTCGACTGGCTTCTGGAGCACCAGCTAGAGGACGGCTCTTTTCCGACGCACGAGATGTCCAGCATCGGCGAGGTAGGGACGACGGGACGAACGGTGAGGATTCTGGCAATGGCGATTGAGAATGAAGCGGGGCAGTCCACTGAAAAGATACTCAAGGCCATCGAAAGGGCCCTAGCCTACCTGAAAGAAAGGCACCACAGGAGTGTAGACCTTGGTTGGTGGTCCCGAACCGAGCGGGATAATGGAAGAAGCATAGTCGGAGCGTCTTCCCTTGCCGTCTTGGCAATTCTCAAGGTGAGGGAGCTCTCCAGGAGATTCCCCCTTGAGGTTCCCCTTGAAACCGTGGAGCCGACTTTGAGATGGCTTTTGAGGGAGTTCGAGGAAACGACCGGCTGGCCGGAATCTGCAGGCGAGGTCTCAAAAATAGACACGACGTTCTACGCTTCGTGGGCCCTGCTGTGGGCCTGGGAAAGCGGACTGCCCGTGGAGAAGGGGAAAGTCCGCTCAAAGATTCTCGATGCCTTTGAGAGACTTCACTATCTGACGAGGGATACCCTCTACGACACGAGCTTTGTACTTCGCTTCCTGGCGCTCCTGGTTCGGTACAGGCGTTTGCTTGGAATCAAAGAGGAGCGGTTGAGGGCGTTGATAAGAAAGTACCTTCGCCGTCTAATGGGCGAAATCGGAAGGGTTTTCAAAAGCGATTCCGATACTTACCTTATGGAACTCGTCGGTATAACCCTCCTCGAAGCAAGCAAAGCTATGAAAGAACTTGGCATGAACGATGAAGTTCGGGAACTCAGGCGGTTTCCGGGTATGCCACCGAGCTTTATATTAAAGGAGATACTTGAGAAGTCCAGCAACGCCAGCGACGTTCTCTACCTCCTGATTGGTCCGAAGACGAAGTGGAAACCTTTCGTAAGTCTCATCGACACTCTGGTGAAGATGGACATATTAACAACTCTTATCGGCGTTACCCTGGGCCTCCTTGTCATCATTAACGACTTCTCCGATGCGTTCTTTAGGGTGATGCTGTCCCCACACCCCTCCTCCGCGGGACTGCTGTCGTTTCTCATGGCGCTGATGCTAACCCTGGTTTGGATAGGGATAAAGGTGGTGCCCGAAAAATCGAGGCTTGAGGCGGTTATGAGCTACACCCTCGCCATGCTTGCGGCCTACCTCTACCTCAAAACCTTTCTGAAGGCGTCAGGTATTGAAGCGTCCCCAGATGCCTTCGCTTTCCTAAAGGTTCTGCTCCTGCTGGCAATAGTAATAGACGTCACTGTTAAACTTCTCGATACAGCCGTCTTCAGCAAAATATTGGGGGGATAA
- a CDS encoding DUF4443 domain-containing protein, with product MSWKRGAYPEFTLEDAVAVLFMLQNPTGRKAISEALNLGEGSVRTLLRKLGNIEAISSAQRGHSLNRRGMELLEGISRHFSEARRIGKIEGHPAFALTVREPGEFKSIELRDEAIRFFAKGAMILVVKEGEPVFPEDGRPLSETMPELAERVKEAFRLEDGELVVITWAEKEADAMKSAYHVALSLKGEVLPEEIKSLVR from the coding sequence ATGAGCTGGAAGAGGGGAGCCTATCCTGAGTTCACGCTTGAGGATGCCGTTGCGGTTCTGTTCATGCTCCAAAACCCGACCGGGAGAAAGGCCATATCCGAGGCCCTGAACCTTGGCGAGGGCAGTGTCAGAACGCTCCTTAGGAAGCTCGGAAATATTGAGGCAATATCATCGGCCCAGCGCGGCCATTCGCTCAACAGGAGAGGAATGGAACTTCTTGAGGGGATTTCCAGGCATTTCTCAGAAGCCCGCCGTATAGGGAAAATTGAGGGCCACCCAGCATTCGCACTGACCGTGAGAGAGCCGGGGGAGTTCAAAAGCATCGAGCTCAGGGACGAAGCGATACGATTCTTCGCAAAGGGTGCAATGATACTGGTAGTCAAGGAGGGGGAGCCGGTCTTTCCGGAGGACGGAAGACCGCTGAGCGAGACCATGCCCGAGCTTGCGGAGAGGGTTAAGGAAGCCTTCAGGCTGGAGGACGGCGAGCTGGTGGTAATCACGTGGGCGGAGAAGGAAGCGGACGCCATGAAGAGCGCCTACCACGTGGCACTCTCCCTGAAGGGGGAGGTTCTTCCGGAGGAGATAAAGTCCCTCGTGAGGTGA
- a CDS encoding PfkB family carbohydrate kinase, translating to MRCLIVGHLVRDIIVKGSGIEHRIGGGAYYSAMALSRFCRVEILTSVGRDFPESWLQGLEEAGIVLHTIPAESSTSYRLRYLDGNTRELSLLSVAERITNMPHGSYDIIILNPVAGEVTPETVALAKRRSNFVVADVQGFIRSPHPGRLKLTGVDGGIFNGLKVLHSDVSEARLVRNLNPEGIEVLLISRGADVGQAYLRGRKYTYTPARVAVEESTGAGDVFLASFSYFYHNCPFIQALKRASAFTALFLQRRSFDFPMDEVNELAMRVKVERLNDINLHE from the coding sequence ATGAGGTGCCTCATCGTCGGCCATCTCGTGAGGGATATCATCGTTAAGGGTTCCGGAATAGAACACCGCATCGGGGGCGGGGCGTACTATTCTGCGATGGCCCTGTCCAGATTCTGCAGGGTCGAGATCCTGACCAGTGTCGGGCGGGATTTTCCCGAAAGCTGGCTCCAGGGACTTGAGGAAGCGGGCATAGTGCTCCATACGATACCCGCGGAAAGCAGCACTTCCTACCGTCTCCGTTATCTCGACGGGAACACAAGAGAACTCAGCCTCCTCTCCGTCGCGGAGAGAATAACCAACATGCCACACGGGAGCTACGATATAATCATCCTCAACCCCGTTGCGGGCGAGGTTACACCCGAAACCGTTGCACTCGCCAAAAGGAGGAGCAACTTCGTTGTCGCAGACGTTCAGGGGTTCATCAGGTCCCCCCACCCCGGAAGACTGAAGCTGACGGGGGTGGACGGCGGCATCTTTAACGGACTGAAGGTTCTCCACTCCGACGTCTCTGAGGCACGGCTTGTAAGAAACCTCAATCCGGAGGGGATAGAGGTGCTTCTAATCTCCCGGGGTGCCGATGTTGGGCAGGCGTACCTCCGGGGACGAAAATACACCTACACTCCGGCCAGGGTTGCGGTGGAGGAATCAACCGGTGCGGGCGACGTTTTTCTCGCGAGTTTTTCGTACTTCTACCACAACTGTCCCTTTATCCAGGCCCTCAAGAGGGCCAGCGCGTTCACGGCCCTTTTTCTCCAGCGCAGAAGCTTCGACTTCCCGATGGACGAAGTGAACGAGCTGGCGATGCGGGTAAAAGTCGAGAGGCTTAATGATATAAATCTCCATGAATAA
- a CDS encoding NUDIX domain-containing protein, which translates to MDRYVLLVKAPRGYDITPVREELQEFLSKTHPELKVEAHRCIGLTADIVILYGGGVVLIKRKHEPFKDRYALPGGFVEYGERVEEAAVREAKEETGLDVRLIKLVGVYSDPNRDPRGHTVTTAFLAIGTGKLKAGDDAKEVHVIPIDEALKLPLAFDHGKILRDALSPR; encoded by the coding sequence ATGGACCGGTACGTTCTGCTCGTTAAGGCCCCGAGGGGCTACGACATAACCCCCGTGCGGGAGGAGCTCCAAGAGTTTCTCTCTAAGACCCATCCGGAGCTTAAGGTCGAGGCGCACAGATGCATAGGTCTCACCGCCGACATCGTCATTCTGTACGGGGGCGGCGTCGTACTCATAAAAAGGAAGCACGAACCATTCAAAGACCGCTATGCCCTGCCCGGAGGATTTGTGGAGTACGGAGAAAGGGTTGAGGAGGCGGCGGTAAGGGAGGCGAAGGAAGAGACCGGCCTCGACGTGAGGCTCATCAAGCTCGTTGGAGTCTACTCAGACCCCAACCGCGACCCGAGGGGACACACTGTAACGACGGCGTTCCTTGCCATCGGAACCGGAAAGCTGAAAGCCGGGGACGACGCCAAAGAGGTTCACGTTATCCCCATAGACGAGGCGCTGAAACTGCCGTTAGCTTTTGACCACGGGAAGATTCTGAGGGATGCACTGAGCCCGAGGTGA
- a CDS encoding inositol-3-phosphate synthase codes for MVRVVILGQGYVASIFASGLEKIKAGKMEPYGVPLADELPIKIKDVEIVGSYDVDASKVGRSLYEVVKAYDPEAPETLKGITVRKGIHLRSLRNLPLEATGLEDEMTLKEAVEHLVNEWKELKAEVFINVCTTEAFQPFGSREELEKAIAEDNRDRLTATQVYAYAIAQYAREVGGAAFVNAIPTLIANDPAFVELAKESNMAIFGDDGATGATPLTADVLSHLAQRNRYVLDIAQFNIGGNNDFLALTDKERNKSKEFTKSSVVKELLGYDAPHYIKPTGFLEPLGDKKFIAMHIEYVSFNGAHDELVITGRINDSPALAGLLVDLARLGKIAIEKKAFGAVYEVNAFYMKNPGPKDKGNIPRIIAHEKMRMWAGLEPRWL; via the coding sequence ATGGTCAGGGTTGTCATACTCGGACAGGGCTACGTTGCCAGCATCTTCGCGAGCGGCCTTGAGAAGATAAAGGCCGGAAAGATGGAACCTTACGGTGTTCCGCTTGCCGATGAGCTTCCAATCAAGATTAAGGATGTTGAAATAGTCGGTTCCTACGATGTCGATGCAAGCAAGGTCGGCAGGAGCCTCTACGAGGTCGTCAAGGCCTACGATCCGGAGGCGCCGGAGACCCTCAAGGGCATCACCGTCAGGAAGGGAATACACCTGAGGAGCCTCAGGAACCTTCCGCTCGAGGCCACCGGCCTCGAAGACGAGATGACCCTCAAGGAGGCCGTCGAGCACCTCGTTAACGAGTGGAAGGAGCTCAAGGCAGAGGTCTTCATAAACGTCTGCACCACCGAGGCGTTCCAGCCCTTCGGAAGCAGGGAGGAGCTTGAAAAGGCCATCGCCGAGGACAACAGGGACAGGCTCACCGCGACCCAGGTCTATGCCTATGCCATAGCCCAGTACGCCAGGGAGGTTGGAGGAGCGGCCTTCGTCAACGCCATACCCACCCTCATAGCCAACGACCCGGCGTTCGTCGAGCTCGCCAAGGAGAGCAACATGGCCATCTTCGGCGACGACGGTGCAACCGGAGCCACCCCGCTCACCGCGGACGTTCTCAGCCACCTCGCCCAGAGGAACCGCTACGTCCTCGATATAGCCCAGTTCAACATCGGCGGAAACAACGACTTCCTGGCCTTAACCGACAAGGAGAGGAACAAGAGCAAGGAGTTCACCAAGAGCTCGGTCGTCAAGGAGCTCCTGGGCTACGATGCACCTCACTACATCAAGCCCACCGGCTTCCTCGAGCCGCTCGGCGACAAGAAGTTCATAGCGATGCACATCGAGTATGTCAGCTTCAACGGCGCCCACGACGAGCTCGTCATCACCGGCAGGATAAACGACAGCCCGGCCCTGGCGGGCCTGCTCGTTGACCTAGCGAGGCTCGGAAAGATAGCGATCGAGAAGAAGGCCTTTGGAGCCGTTTACGAGGTCAACGCCTTCTACATGAAGAATCCTGGACCGAAGGATAAGGGCAACATACCGCGCATCATCGCCCACGAGAAGATGAGGATGTGGGCGGGTCTGGAGCCAAGATGGCTCTGA
- a CDS encoding MBL fold metallo-hydrolase: MIVNLLGTGGSEGIPNYLCRCPACQEARRLAFARRKPTSVLIVSEEGTTILVDVGFDVTPYVEEKIDAILLTHWHHDHIAGLFKLRWTSERIELHAPSGSANGEIVESPKNLRVVLHETPPSLKIGDVRIRAFPLNHSVQTFGYLIEDGSGTLAVVFDTKGLPPKSLELLKNESPHVALVDATFSPGVHDENHNNIDDAIALGERFAELTVLTHIAHHNLPFTEAVKYVRDRSERAVLSYDGMVIVI, from the coding sequence GTGATAGTCAATCTGCTCGGAACCGGAGGATCTGAGGGCATTCCGAACTACCTGTGCAGATGTCCCGCCTGCCAGGAGGCCAGGAGGTTAGCCTTCGCGAGAAGAAAGCCCACCTCGGTTTTGATTGTCTCTGAGGAAGGAACGACGATTTTGGTGGACGTTGGCTTTGACGTGACACCCTATGTGGAGGAAAAAATCGACGCTATACTGCTGACTCACTGGCACCACGACCACATAGCTGGACTCTTTAAGCTTCGCTGGACGTCGGAGAGGATAGAGCTCCATGCACCCTCAGGCAGTGCCAACGGGGAGATAGTAGAAAGTCCAAAGAACCTTCGAGTGGTTCTCCACGAGACGCCTCCAAGCCTAAAAATCGGGGACGTCAGGATAAGGGCTTTCCCCCTCAACCACAGCGTTCAGACCTTTGGATACCTCATAGAGGACGGGAGCGGGACTCTAGCGGTGGTCTTTGATACGAAGGGTCTGCCACCCAAAAGCCTAGAGTTGCTGAAGAATGAGAGCCCCCACGTGGCACTGGTAGATGCAACCTTTTCCCCGGGAGTACATGACGAGAACCACAACAACATCGATGATGCCATTGCCTTAGGCGAGAGGTTCGCTGAGCTGACTGTTCTGACCCACATAGCCCATCACAACCTGCCCTTCACGGAAGCGGTGAAGTACGTCAGGGATAGAAGTGAACGGGCCGTTCTCTCTTACGACGGAATGGTTATAGTCATCTGA
- a CDS encoding type II toxin-antitoxin system VapC family toxin — protein sequence MIVLDASVIVDSLLPKLGERHMLAKELLKAISEERHEVIMLRIAKIELLSVFSRKIGAKAIAVVDSLGEGVTFVGEDEFYQVAEAIAPKVHGRAVDLYYIALAFKTSAMLISCDRLQVKNARKAGVEAYCLPDDFEKAIKKIKES from the coding sequence GTGATTGTCCTAGATGCATCGGTAATCGTTGATTCACTCCTTCCAAAGCTTGGCGAGAGACACATGCTTGCAAAGGAACTACTGAAAGCCATATCTGAGGAGAGACATGAGGTCATTATGCTGAGGATAGCCAAAATCGAACTCCTGAGTGTTTTCAGCAGAAAGATAGGGGCTAAAGCAATAGCTGTAGTGGACTCACTTGGAGAAGGTGTAACTTTCGTAGGGGAGGATGAGTTCTACCAGGTTGCCGAGGCCATAGCCCCCAAGGTTCACGGAAGGGCCGTGGATTTGTATTACATTGCGCTTGCCTTCAAGACGTCCGCAATGCTAATATCCTGTGACAGACTTCAGGTGAAAAACGCGAGAAAAGCCGGCGTCGAGGCGTACTGCCTCCCGGACGATTTTGAAAAGGCCATTAAAAAGATAAAGGAGAGTTAG
- a CDS encoding Gar1/Naf1 family protein codes for MKRLSKVSHYAKQGFLVLRTDWVPSLNDPVVDKKLTVVGVVKDVFGPVKRPYVAVKPRVKNPESYIGALLYVDSSRKKSGPGRKARSGKKRYKGGKARRPAPRKRG; via the coding sequence ATGAAGCGCCTGAGTAAAGTTTCTCACTATGCAAAGCAGGGGTTCCTGGTTCTCAGGACTGACTGGGTTCCCTCACTCAACGACCCGGTTGTTGACAAGAAGCTCACCGTGGTCGGGGTAGTGAAGGATGTTTTCGGGCCGGTTAAGAGGCCCTATGTGGCCGTCAAGCCGCGAGTCAAGAATCCCGAGAGCTACATCGGTGCGCTGCTGTACGTTGATTCCTCCAGGAAGAAATCCGGGCCCGGCAGAAAAGCCAGGTCCGGGAAGAAGCGTTACAAGGGCGGAAAGGCAAGACGCCCTGCCCCCAGAAAGAGGGGGTGA
- a CDS encoding CopG family transcriptional regulator: MSKDKIPKLFDGSVNELTRPSRPRKKDEKGTLKSKDMKKEKMQKTLYISRDMNRKLIELYGEEGRRQSTIVEDAVNLYYYLRMALGEKKFEELLSAVRREDPEFLRDYMGRFKL; encoded by the coding sequence TTGTCGAAGGATAAAATTCCCAAGCTTTTTGACGGTTCCGTTAACGAGCTCACGAGGCCTTCCAGGCCGAGGAAGAAGGATGAGAAGGGCACCCTGAAATCCAAGGACATGAAGAAAGAAAAGATGCAGAAGACCCTCTACATAAGCAGGGACATGAACCGGAAGCTCATTGAGCTGTACGGCGAGGAGGGGAGGAGGCAGAGCACAATCGTGGAAGATGCGGTGAACCTTTACTACTACCTTAGAATGGCACTGGGCGAGAAGAAGTTCGAGGAGCTTCTAAGCGCCGTGAGGAGGGAAGACCCGGAGTTCCTTCGGGATTACATGGGCAGGTTCAAACTTTAA
- a CDS encoding adenylyltransferase/cytidyltransferase family protein, giving the protein MDGETEGRKRIRVLVGGVFDLLHVGHIHFLSQAKALGDELVVIVAHDETVRKRKRRDPVNTAEDRAELLRALKMVDEVYIGSPGGIDYELVRRIDPDIIAIGPDQDFNCERLRDALRNHGIEAEVIRIPYLYRSDRAKTSKIIQRIVEAYCD; this is encoded by the coding sequence ATGGACGGGGAAACGGAGGGGAGGAAGAGAATTCGCGTCCTCGTCGGCGGGGTTTTTGACCTCCTTCACGTCGGCCATATTCACTTTTTAAGCCAGGCCAAGGCCCTGGGGGACGAGCTGGTGGTTATAGTTGCCCACGACGAAACGGTGAGAAAAAGGAAGCGCAGAGATCCGGTGAACACGGCGGAGGACAGGGCGGAACTTCTAAGGGCACTGAAGATGGTGGACGAGGTTTACATCGGCTCCCCGGGGGGTATAGATTACGAGCTGGTGCGCAGGATAGACCCGGATATCATTGCGATAGGCCCCGACCAGGACTTCAACTGCGAGCGCCTCAGGGATGCTCTGAGGAACCACGGAATAGAAGCGGAGGTCATACGGATCCCCTACCTCTACAGGAGCGACAGGGCGAAGACGAGCAAAATAATTCAGAGGATAGTGGAGGCGTACTGCGACTGA
- a CDS encoding antitoxin family protein has product MEKVEAVYDHGALRPLKRINLKEGEKVQLIIKRSLYEIVSELEKEFEGIEEDLTETLVRERK; this is encoded by the coding sequence ATGGAAAAGGTTGAAGCCGTCTACGACCACGGGGCGCTGAGACCCTTAAAAAGAATCAACCTCAAGGAGGGGGAAAAGGTTCAGCTCATCATAAAGCGTTCCCTTTATGAGATAGTTTCAGAGCTTGAAAAGGAGTTCGAGGGCATCGAAGAAGACCTCACCGAGACACTCGTGAGGGAGAGAAAGTGA
- a CDS encoding RNA-binding protein yields MELKVKHPLSKKEIKEIIREMSETFGGEIAGKMLNRKDRVEVAEFDKTTEILLVNGKPFFIRRKGLIFPLVIALYELSNEEDLRAWPRRVVVDAGAVPFVLKGADVMAAGITDADESIKEGDFVFVVEEDYGRPLAIGIALMDGRAMKERPKGKAVKNIHHAKDRIWELTVG; encoded by the coding sequence ATGGAGCTGAAGGTCAAGCATCCGCTCAGCAAGAAGGAGATCAAGGAGATAATCCGGGAGATGAGCGAGACTTTCGGCGGGGAGATAGCGGGGAAGATGCTCAACAGGAAGGACAGGGTTGAGGTCGCGGAATTCGATAAAACAACGGAGATACTCCTGGTTAACGGGAAGCCGTTCTTCATAAGGAGGAAAGGACTCATATTCCCGCTGGTCATAGCGCTCTACGAACTATCCAACGAGGAGGACCTGAGGGCGTGGCCTAGGCGCGTCGTGGTCGACGCCGGCGCCGTCCCGTTCGTCCTCAAGGGTGCAGACGTCATGGCCGCGGGGATAACGGACGCCGACGAGAGCATAAAGGAGGGCGATTTCGTCTTCGTGGTCGAGGAGGACTACGGAAGACCACTGGCGATAGGCATTGCCCTGATGGACGGAAGGGCTATGAAGGAGAGGCCCAAGGGGAAGGCAGTAAAGAACATTCACCACGCCAAGGATAGGATCTGGGAACTGACGGTGGGTTGA
- a CDS encoding ABC transporter ATP-binding protein: MIEVENLVKAFGSKRAVDGITFTVRNGEIYGLLGPNGSGKSTTMKILAGILRPTSGKVIVENVNVAEDPLEVRRIVGYVPETPVLYESLTPVEFFNFVGSVREIPREELQERVETFVRAFGIESYLGEMIGSLSFGTRQKVSLISAMLHDPKVLILDEAMNGLDPKSARILRELLLQFREEGRSIVFSTHVLALAETICDRVGVIYNGEIIAEGTVEQLKEFAHEESLEDVFLKLTESQDEVAGIVQALKDAL, translated from the coding sequence ATGATAGAGGTCGAGAACCTCGTCAAGGCCTTCGGCTCCAAGAGGGCCGTAGACGGAATAACCTTCACCGTTCGCAACGGCGAGATATACGGCCTCCTCGGGCCGAACGGGAGCGGGAAGAGCACGACGATGAAGATTTTGGCCGGAATACTGAGGCCGACCTCCGGAAAAGTTATCGTCGAGAACGTGAACGTTGCCGAAGACCCTCTGGAGGTTAGGAGGATAGTCGGCTACGTCCCCGAAACGCCGGTTCTCTACGAGAGCCTCACCCCGGTCGAGTTCTTCAACTTCGTGGGGAGCGTGAGGGAGATTCCTAGGGAGGAGCTCCAGGAAAGGGTTGAGACCTTCGTCAGGGCCTTTGGGATAGAAAGCTACCTCGGCGAGATGATAGGTTCGCTCAGCTTTGGAACGAGGCAGAAGGTGTCCCTCATCTCCGCTATGCTCCACGACCCGAAGGTTCTCATACTGGACGAGGCGATGAACGGTTTGGACCCAAAAAGCGCCCGAATTCTGAGGGAACTCCTCCTCCAGTTTCGGGAGGAGGGCAGGAGCATTGTCTTCTCCACCCACGTCTTAGCTCTCGCGGAAACGATATGCGACCGCGTTGGCGTCATCTACAACGGCGAGATAATCGCCGAGGGGACGGTGGAGCAGCTCAAGGAGTTTGCCCATGAGGAGAGCCTGGAGGACGTTTTCCTCAAGCTCACCGAGAGTCAGGACGAGGTTGCTGGAATAGTCCAGGCCCTCAAGGATGCCCTGTAG
- the pyrF gene encoding orotidine-5'-phosphate decarboxylase, with product MSGSEDRRLILALDVYERERALEIAEHTADYLWAIKVNWPLIIGSGLGIITELKQVTGLPIIADLKLADIPNTNRLIASKVFEAGADYIIAHGFVGRDSVGAVMELGETIIVVEMSHPGAKEFIQPVTDKLIELANELEPFGVIAPATRPERVSYIRSKLKHGIKILTPGVGAQGGRAGEVLKAGADYVIVGRSIYASENPRESARILYEETLGV from the coding sequence ATGAGCGGGAGTGAAGACCGCAGACTAATCCTGGCCCTTGACGTGTACGAACGCGAGAGGGCGCTTGAGATAGCCGAGCACACGGCCGACTACCTCTGGGCGATTAAGGTTAACTGGCCGCTGATAATTGGCTCAGGGTTGGGCATCATCACCGAACTCAAGCAGGTTACGGGGCTGCCGATAATAGCGGACCTCAAGCTGGCGGACATCCCAAACACCAACCGGCTGATAGCGAGCAAAGTTTTCGAGGCCGGGGCGGACTACATCATAGCTCACGGCTTCGTCGGGAGAGACAGCGTTGGGGCCGTCATGGAGCTTGGGGAGACCATAATAGTTGTCGAGATGAGCCATCCTGGCGCGAAGGAGTTCATTCAGCCGGTCACAGACAAACTAATCGAGCTGGCCAACGAGCTTGAGCCCTTCGGCGTCATAGCCCCCGCCACCAGGCCCGAGCGCGTTTCGTACATACGCTCGAAGCTTAAGCATGGAATCAAAATCCTCACCCCTGGCGTTGGTGCCCAGGGCGGCAGGGCGGGGGAGGTTTTAAAGGCGGGGGCGGACTACGTAATAGTCGGCCGCTCAATCTACGCGAGCGAGAACCCGAGGGAAAGCGCCAGAATCCTGTACGAGGAGACGTTGGGGGTGTGA